A genomic stretch from Telopea speciosissima isolate NSW1024214 ecotype Mountain lineage chromosome 7, Tspe_v1, whole genome shotgun sequence includes:
- the LOC122668566 gene encoding uncharacterized protein LOC122668566, with the protein MCDWPQGRHDIGNQEVESLPHSSIIICQTQGKWKMKDEKLKPYQEHLEGMIKNFEEATFEYLPKVNNRFVGALATFASMVECSSDTQIRPILVDRRCELAYEESVNVLTVDGKIWFTPIVDFIRERRYPEHFTMGEKKQLQKYATQFMLQGDLLYKRSYDGIQLLYVDEDQDQTIMKEIH; encoded by the coding sequence ATGTGTGATTGGCCTCAAGGCCGCCATGACATTGggaatcaagaagttgaaagttTACCCCATTCATCAATCATAAtctgtcaaactcaagggaaatggaaaatgaaagatgagaaGCTGAAACCCTATCAAGAACACTTGGAGGGGATGATCAAGAACTTTGAAGAAGCCACATTCGAATATTTGCCAAAAGTCAACAATAGATTTGTAGGCGCTTTGGCCACCTTTGCCTCAATGGTTGAATGCAGCTCAGATACCCAGATCCGACCAATTCTGGTAGATAGAAGATGTGAGCTGGCATATGAAGAATCAGTGAATGTCTTGACAGTTGATGGAAAAATATGGTTCACACCCATAGTTGACTTCATCAGAGAAAGGAGGTATCCTGAACATTTCACAATGGGTGAAAAGAAGCAGCTACAAAAGTACGCCACACAATTCATGCTCCAAGGAGACTTGTTGTACAAAAGATCTTACGATGGCATACAACTGCTCTATGTAGATGAGGACCAAGATCAAACAATCATGAAGGAAATCCATTAG